The proteins below are encoded in one region of Arthrobacter sp. CJ23:
- a CDS encoding type II toxin-antitoxin system PemK/MazF family toxin, which produces MAFQLRTLGDLIKRSLRFLGGKAAAPTKVRRPASGRPTAGRPTAGRPAAGKPAGSYPGDFEGVASVHYSPKPDGQPDPGEIVWSWVPFEEDHSRGKDRPVLLVARDGKWLLGLMLTSKDHDNGARAGDYVDIGVGPWDRERRPSEVKLDRIIRVNPSAVRREGAILDSSTFQAVSRSLRARHGWN; this is translated from the coding sequence ATGGCATTCCAACTGCGTACCCTCGGCGATCTGATCAAGCGTTCACTGCGGTTCCTGGGCGGCAAGGCGGCGGCCCCCACCAAGGTGCGGCGTCCGGCGTCGGGACGTCCGACGGCGGGGCGTCCGACTGCGGGGCGTCCGGCCGCCGGGAAGCCCGCGGGCTCCTATCCGGGCGACTTCGAGGGCGTGGCGTCGGTCCACTACTCCCCCAAACCGGACGGCCAGCCGGATCCCGGCGAAATCGTCTGGAGCTGGGTGCCGTTCGAGGAAGACCATTCCCGCGGTAAGGACCGTCCCGTCCTGCTGGTGGCGCGGGACGGCAAGTGGCTGCTGGGACTCATGCTGACCAGCAAGGACCACGACAACGGGGCCAGGGCCGGAGACTATGTGGACATCGGCGTCGGCCCCTGGGACCGCGAACGGCGTCCCAGCGAGGTGAAGCTGGACAGGATCATCCGGGTCAATCCGTCCGCCGTCCGGCGCGAAGGCGCCATCCTGGACAGCTCCACATTCCAGGCGGTGTCCCGGTCCCTGAGGGCGCGACACGGCTGGAACTAG
- the rpsT gene encoding 30S ribosomal protein S20 — translation MANIKSQKKRILTNEKARLRNNAVKSELKTAIRAVAVAVESSDKDAAATALVAASRKLDKAVSKGVIHKNNAANRKSAISKKVNAL, via the coding sequence GTGGCTAATATCAAGTCCCAGAAGAAGCGCATCCTCACCAACGAGAAGGCCCGCCTGCGTAACAACGCAGTCAAGTCTGAGCTGAAGACGGCCATCCGCGCCGTTGCCGTCGCCGTTGAGTCCTCGGACAAGGATGCTGCTGCAACTGCTCTTGTTGCTGCCAGCCGCAAGCTGGACAAGGCTGTCAGCAAGGGCGTTATTCACAAGAACAACGCTGCAAACCGCAAGTCGGCGATCTCCAAGAAGGTCAACGCACTCTAA
- the holA gene encoding DNA polymerase III subunit delta — MAAAQTTRAKSAAANTASWRDVAPAAVVLITGPEDYLGIRAMDRVRAQVRAAAPEVELSRLNASSYEPGSLAMAVTPSLFGEAKLIEIEGLEAMNDAFLADALGYLGHTDADVVLVLRHAGGVRGKKLLDAVKAGGWPVVDCQPLKKDAEKTAFVMSEFKAGGRRIEPEAVQALVNAVGASLSELAAACSQLIADATTAVDAATVERYYGGRVEATAFKVADAAMAGNGPLALSTLRHALATGVDPVPLVAALAAKLRTLAKVAGAQGSSAQIAKQLGMQPWLVEQAQRDVRKWTPEGLIRSIQVTAEADAQVKGLSRDPVYAVEHAVTVIATSVRRN, encoded by the coding sequence GTGGCTGCTGCCCAAACGACGAGGGCCAAGAGTGCCGCGGCGAACACCGCCAGCTGGCGGGACGTTGCGCCGGCCGCCGTAGTCCTTATCACCGGCCCCGAAGACTATCTGGGAATCCGGGCCATGGACCGGGTCCGGGCCCAGGTGCGGGCCGCCGCGCCGGAAGTGGAACTCAGCAGGCTCAACGCTTCCAGCTATGAGCCGGGCTCGCTGGCCATGGCCGTGACGCCTTCATTGTTCGGCGAAGCCAAGCTCATCGAAATCGAAGGCCTCGAGGCCATGAATGACGCCTTCCTGGCCGATGCCCTGGGCTACCTCGGGCATACGGACGCCGACGTGGTCCTGGTGCTGAGGCATGCGGGCGGGGTCCGTGGCAAGAAGCTGCTGGACGCCGTCAAAGCGGGGGGTTGGCCGGTGGTGGACTGCCAGCCGCTGAAGAAGGACGCGGAGAAGACCGCCTTCGTCATGTCCGAGTTCAAGGCCGGCGGCCGGCGGATCGAGCCGGAGGCCGTGCAGGCCTTGGTCAATGCCGTGGGTGCCAGCCTGTCCGAGCTTGCGGCGGCCTGCAGCCAGCTCATCGCCGACGCCACCACGGCCGTTGATGCCGCAACCGTGGAGCGGTACTACGGCGGGCGCGTGGAGGCCACGGCCTTCAAGGTGGCGGATGCCGCCATGGCCGGCAACGGGCCGCTTGCCCTGTCCACCCTCCGCCATGCCCTGGCTACGGGCGTCGACCCCGTTCCGCTGGTGGCGGCACTCGCTGCCAAGCTGCGGACTCTGGCCAAGGTGGCCGGGGCGCAGGGATCTTCGGCGCAGATCGCCAAGCAGTTGGGCATGCAGCCCTGGCTTGTGGAGCAGGCGCAGCGTGACGTCCGCAAGTGGACCCCCGAAGGCCTCATCCGCTCCATCCAGGTCACCGCCGAGGCCGACGCCCAGGTCAAGGGCCTCTCACGGGACCCTGTTTACGCCGTCGAGCACGCCGTGACGGTCATCGCCACCTCGGTCCGCCGGAACTGA
- a CDS encoding ComEC/Rec2 family competence protein, with protein sequence MARAGGRRAGADGSPAGRSAGSDAARRRADLRLVPAALCPWAVAVAGAFLPTFWTLLLCAGLALGAVLLLAGRRKKMPRRSIPATVGLACILGVAVGAHSALVGSQRDGALADAVTGGDGVVVQLLLAGDPREASPPGAPADRERWSVPADVIEVTANSMLIRGSARILVVGGEAWRHTAPGQRIRTTGKLKPAKPGQSEAGILSASSRPTVLEPGSGFLQAPGGLREQFRLAASWLPADAAGLLPGMVLGDTASLDEGLEADMKTTGMTHLTAVSGANCSLVLGGFVLLARTLRLPRPCASLLALGGLGAFVMMVGPDASVLRAAVMGAVGLSAITGGRQGRSLSFLCTAVAGLLLLDPSLGVEFGFLLSVLATLGIVLLASRMAAWMPDAMPRWLAAGIAVPLSAQLLCGPVIVALQPQFSSYALVANVAAAPLVAPVTILGTAAVPLVAVAPGLAVVPLGLAGFSAGGVAGIARFFAGLPGAALPWSEGTGGMAAMLLLSAVTVLLLWMVLHPVAVHRAVLALHALLAWLIAALEEEMRGALRHSRGSSGPRRGMSRRPARGRLEVCKNPPGRNQLWLLPKRRGPRVPRRTPPAGGTLRRPP encoded by the coding sequence ATGGCACGCGCAGGAGGGCGCCGGGCCGGCGCAGACGGTAGCCCCGCCGGCAGGAGCGCCGGAAGCGATGCGGCCCGCCGCCGCGCCGATCTCCGGCTGGTGCCGGCCGCTCTGTGCCCGTGGGCAGTTGCCGTGGCCGGGGCCTTCCTTCCAACCTTTTGGACCCTGCTCCTGTGTGCCGGGCTGGCCCTCGGCGCGGTGCTGCTGCTCGCCGGGCGCCGGAAGAAGATGCCACGCCGGAGCATCCCGGCCACCGTGGGCCTCGCGTGCATCCTCGGTGTGGCGGTGGGAGCCCATTCGGCACTGGTTGGCTCCCAGCGCGACGGCGCCCTCGCTGATGCTGTGACCGGGGGCGATGGTGTTGTGGTCCAGCTGCTGCTGGCAGGGGATCCCAGGGAAGCCTCCCCGCCCGGCGCCCCGGCGGACCGCGAACGGTGGTCGGTCCCCGCGGACGTCATCGAAGTGACGGCCAACAGCATGCTGATCCGGGGCTCGGCGAGGATTCTCGTGGTGGGTGGGGAAGCCTGGCGCCACACCGCCCCCGGCCAGCGGATCCGGACCACCGGGAAGCTCAAGCCCGCCAAGCCCGGCCAGTCCGAGGCCGGCATTCTGTCTGCAAGCTCGCGTCCCACGGTGCTGGAGCCCGGCTCCGGCTTCCTGCAGGCACCGGGCGGGCTGCGGGAGCAGTTCCGGCTGGCCGCGAGCTGGCTTCCGGCCGACGCTGCCGGGCTTCTCCCTGGCATGGTCCTCGGCGACACTGCTTCGCTGGATGAAGGCCTCGAAGCGGACATGAAAACCACCGGTATGACCCACCTGACGGCTGTCTCCGGCGCCAACTGCAGCCTCGTCCTGGGCGGTTTCGTGCTGCTGGCCCGCACCCTCCGCCTGCCCCGTCCGTGCGCGTCATTGCTGGCGCTGGGCGGGCTGGGCGCCTTCGTGATGATGGTGGGCCCCGATGCCAGCGTGCTGCGCGCCGCCGTCATGGGCGCGGTGGGACTGTCAGCCATCACGGGAGGGCGGCAAGGGCGGTCCCTTAGCTTCCTCTGCACCGCCGTCGCCGGGCTGCTGCTTCTCGATCCCTCGCTCGGCGTGGAGTTCGGATTCCTGCTGTCCGTCCTGGCCACCCTTGGGATCGTCCTGCTGGCATCCCGGATGGCTGCCTGGATGCCGGACGCCATGCCGCGCTGGCTCGCGGCCGGCATCGCCGTGCCGTTGTCTGCGCAGCTGCTGTGCGGTCCCGTCATCGTTGCCCTGCAACCGCAGTTCAGCAGCTATGCCCTGGTGGCCAACGTGGCCGCCGCGCCCCTGGTGGCGCCCGTGACGATCCTGGGCACCGCGGCCGTCCCGCTGGTGGCCGTGGCACCGGGACTGGCTGTGGTTCCCCTGGGCCTTGCCGGGTTCAGTGCAGGGGGTGTCGCCGGAATCGCCCGCTTCTTCGCCGGGCTTCCGGGGGCGGCGCTGCCGTGGTCGGAGGGAACCGGGGGCATGGCTGCCATGCTGCTGCTGTCTGCCGTGACCGTCCTGCTGCTGTGGATGGTGCTGCACCCCGTGGCGGTGCACCGGGCGGTGCTGGCGCTGCATGCACTCCTAGCCTGGCTGATCGCGGCCCTCGAAGAGGAGATGCGGGGCGCCCTGCGGCACAGCAGGGGATCCAGTGGCCCACGCCGTGGCATGTCCCGGCGTCCCGCCCGTGGCAGACTTGAAGTCTGCAAAAACCCTCCCGGAAGGAACCAACTGTGGCTGCTGCCCAAACGACGAGGGCCAAGAGTGCCGCGGCGAACACCGCCAGCTGGCGGGACGTTGCGCCGGCCGCCGTAG
- a CDS encoding ComEA family DNA-binding protein → MPRWNRDDSADAAARAVRHRFTARLGAPGGKEPLLPLGHDEAPPAVGGVATDEGGHERPPARVRWRTPGRVAVLLALAAIVLLGFLAWRAAAQTTTIEPLDHATPSGGGSPGAGAPGGTGDAADDGGSARGGEADSRQIVLHVAGAVQHPGVVRLPQGSRVFEAIAAAGGATPTADVNGLNLAAVVQDGTKIHVPAVGEPPSAAVSGEGVLGGDAGSGAGGGGKVNLNTASAEELGTLPRVGPVMAQRIVDWRREHGPFASVEELDAVDGVGPKLMESLKNLVTV, encoded by the coding sequence ATGCCACGCTGGAACCGGGATGACTCAGCCGATGCGGCTGCCCGTGCTGTCCGGCACCGATTCACGGCGCGGCTGGGCGCCCCGGGTGGCAAGGAACCGCTGCTGCCCCTGGGCCACGACGAAGCCCCGCCCGCGGTCGGCGGTGTCGCCACGGACGAGGGCGGCCACGAGCGGCCGCCGGCCCGGGTCCGCTGGCGGACACCGGGGCGCGTGGCCGTGCTGCTGGCCCTTGCCGCCATCGTCCTGCTTGGTTTCCTGGCCTGGCGCGCCGCGGCCCAGACAACCACCATCGAGCCGCTGGACCATGCCACGCCGTCAGGGGGCGGCAGCCCCGGGGCCGGAGCGCCTGGCGGAACCGGCGATGCAGCCGATGATGGCGGCTCTGCCCGGGGCGGCGAGGCGGATTCCAGGCAGATCGTGCTGCACGTTGCCGGGGCCGTGCAGCATCCCGGGGTGGTTCGCTTGCCGCAGGGCAGCAGGGTCTTCGAGGCCATCGCGGCGGCGGGCGGCGCCACGCCCACGGCTGACGTGAATGGCCTCAACCTTGCCGCGGTGGTCCAGGACGGCACCAAGATCCATGTACCTGCCGTAGGGGAGCCGCCTTCCGCTGCGGTTTCCGGCGAGGGAGTGTTGGGCGGGGACGCGGGAAGCGGTGCCGGCGGCGGTGGAAAAGTGAACCTGAACACCGCATCGGCGGAAGAACTCGGCACGCTTCCGCGCGTAGGACCCGTGATGGCCCAACGGATCGTGGATTGGCGCCGGGAACATGGGCCCTTCGCGTCCGTCGAGGAACTCGATGCTGTCGATGGTGTGGGCCCTAAACTGATGGAATCGCTCAAGAACCTGGTGACGGTCTGA
- a CDS encoding DegV family protein, whose protein sequence is MPDREPPAWVWLKERLSRLRQSTTPVPAAGEAAAAVVRTAVVTDSAAALPAAWVTDFAADGRLAVVPMPVMVGEEIYGEGEDDIMETLALALASGSSVKTSRPSPGQFEQAYIAAQRRGFESVVSIHISSELSGTVDAARLAAARVGIPVDVVDSRTVGMAQGMGVQSALVAAADGRTAAEVRAFAEERMARTKVYFYVPSLEQLRRGGRIGTAASLLGTVLAIKPILAVDDGRIVPLEKVRSAAKAIARLEEIVAADVASRPAGQQRLAVHHFGNLAEAEMLAARLAEKCLGCPPAQISALPAVLAAHAGLGVLAVIVGESSTPVPPGPDSAGLPEAPSAVEPPPPAAGD, encoded by the coding sequence TTGCCGGACCGCGAACCGCCCGCCTGGGTGTGGCTCAAGGAAAGACTCTCCCGCCTCCGCCAAAGCACGACGCCGGTGCCCGCCGCCGGGGAAGCGGCCGCCGCCGTCGTGCGAACCGCCGTCGTTACCGACTCCGCCGCCGCCCTGCCGGCTGCCTGGGTCACGGACTTTGCCGCCGACGGACGGCTTGCCGTGGTGCCGATGCCCGTGATGGTGGGCGAGGAAATCTACGGCGAGGGCGAAGACGACATCATGGAGACGCTCGCCCTGGCGCTGGCCTCGGGTTCGTCCGTCAAGACCTCGCGGCCATCTCCCGGGCAGTTTGAGCAGGCGTACATCGCGGCACAGCGCCGAGGCTTTGAGTCCGTCGTCTCAATCCACATCTCTTCCGAGTTGTCCGGCACCGTGGACGCCGCACGGCTCGCCGCGGCCCGCGTGGGCATTCCCGTGGACGTCGTCGATTCACGCACCGTGGGCATGGCACAGGGGATGGGTGTCCAGAGCGCGCTCGTGGCGGCCGCAGATGGCCGCACCGCCGCTGAGGTCCGTGCCTTTGCCGAGGAACGGATGGCGCGGACCAAGGTCTATTTCTATGTGCCCAGCCTCGAACAGCTCCGCCGCGGCGGCCGCATAGGTACGGCAGCCTCCCTGCTCGGCACAGTGCTCGCCATCAAGCCGATTCTCGCCGTCGACGACGGCAGGATCGTGCCGCTGGAGAAGGTCCGTTCGGCGGCGAAGGCCATTGCCCGACTCGAGGAGATCGTCGCGGCCGACGTCGCCTCCCGCCCCGCCGGCCAGCAGCGGCTGGCGGTCCACCACTTCGGCAACCTGGCAGAGGCTGAGATGCTCGCCGCCCGGCTCGCAGAGAAATGCCTCGGATGCCCGCCTGCCCAGATCAGTGCCCTTCCCGCCGTGCTGGCCGCCCATGCCGGGCTCGGTGTCCTGGCCGTGATCGTCGGGGAAAGCAGCACTCCCGTCCCGCCCGGGCCGGATTCGGCTGGCCTCCCTGAGGCCCCGTCCGCCGTGGAACCCCCGCCGCCCGCAGCCGGCGACTGA
- the leuS gene encoding leucine--tRNA ligase — protein sequence MSVQPETETGTAQTAAAEAPEEGVYSFAAMEAKWPQVWEDLKVFTPADDGSRERRYVLDMFPYPSGDLHMGHAEAFAMGDVVARYLRQKGFDVLHPIGWDSFGLPAENAAIKRNAHPSEWTYANIDTQAASFKRYAISADWSRRLHTSDPEYYRWTQWLFKRFYERGLAYRKDSPVNWCPKDLTVLANEQVVNGACERCGTPVTKKSLNQWYFRITEYADRLLEDMSQLQGHWPERVLAMQRNWIGRSEGAHVRFVIEATDDRAEREVTVFTTRPDTLYGATFFVVAADAHLALDLVAPEQHDELMAYREKVKALSEIERQSTEREKTGVFTGRYAINPLNGEKLPVWAADYVLADYGTGAIMAVPAHDQRDLDFAKAFGLPVRAVLDTGEEDPAATGTATAGEGTLMNSGSLDGLSKSEGIPAAIDILEKLGTGEKFVNFRLRDWLLSRQRFWGTPIPIIHCAECGEVPVPDNQLPVKLPEDLRGEALAPKGTSPLAAAVEWVNVECPNCGRAAQRDTDTMDTFVDSSWYFLRFVSPDYTEGPFDPAKINEWMPVGQYVGGVEHAILHLLYARFFTKVIKDIGLIEADEPFSALLNQGQVLNGGKAMSKSLGNGVDLGEQLDKFGVDAVRLTMIFASPPEDDVDWADVSPSGSAKFLARAWRLGQDVSSEPGADAATGDRALRTVTHKTIADAAELLDNNKFNVVVARLMELVNATRKTIDSGAGGADPAVREAVEAVAVILSLFAPYTAEDLWNTLGHPASVANAGWPAHDASLLVQDTVTAVVQVQGKVRDRLEVSPDISEDELRELALASDNVQRALDGRGIRTVIVRAPKLVNIVPA from the coding sequence GTGAGCGTTCAGCCGGAGACAGAGACCGGAACAGCACAGACGGCCGCGGCCGAGGCGCCTGAAGAGGGCGTCTACAGCTTCGCGGCCATGGAGGCCAAGTGGCCGCAGGTTTGGGAAGACCTCAAGGTCTTCACTCCCGCCGACGACGGCTCGCGCGAGCGGCGCTACGTGCTGGACATGTTCCCGTACCCGTCCGGCGACCTGCACATGGGCCACGCCGAGGCGTTCGCCATGGGCGACGTCGTGGCACGCTATCTGCGCCAGAAGGGCTTCGACGTCCTGCACCCCATCGGCTGGGACTCCTTCGGCCTGCCCGCCGAAAACGCCGCCATCAAGCGCAACGCCCACCCGAGCGAGTGGACCTACGCCAACATCGACACCCAGGCGGCCTCGTTCAAGCGCTACGCCATCTCGGCCGACTGGTCCCGCCGCCTGCACACCTCGGACCCCGAGTACTACCGGTGGACCCAGTGGCTGTTCAAGCGTTTCTACGAGCGCGGCCTGGCCTACCGCAAGGACTCGCCCGTCAACTGGTGCCCGAAGGACCTCACGGTCCTCGCCAACGAGCAGGTCGTCAACGGTGCCTGCGAACGCTGCGGCACCCCCGTCACCAAGAAGTCCCTGAACCAGTGGTACTTCAGGATCACCGAATACGCCGACCGGCTCCTCGAGGACATGTCCCAGCTGCAGGGCCATTGGCCCGAGCGCGTGCTGGCCATGCAGCGGAACTGGATCGGCCGCTCCGAGGGCGCGCACGTCCGCTTTGTCATCGAGGCTACGGATGACCGCGCGGAACGCGAAGTCACGGTGTTCACCACCCGCCCGGACACGCTCTACGGCGCAACCTTCTTCGTCGTCGCGGCGGACGCCCACCTGGCACTGGACCTGGTGGCCCCGGAACAGCATGACGAACTCATGGCCTACCGCGAAAAGGTCAAGGCACTGTCCGAGATCGAGCGGCAGTCCACAGAGCGCGAGAAGACCGGCGTCTTCACCGGACGCTACGCCATCAACCCGCTCAACGGCGAGAAGCTGCCGGTCTGGGCCGCCGACTACGTGCTGGCCGACTATGGCACGGGCGCCATCATGGCCGTTCCGGCACACGACCAGCGCGACCTCGACTTCGCCAAGGCGTTCGGGCTGCCCGTCCGGGCCGTCCTGGACACCGGCGAGGAAGACCCTGCAGCTACCGGCACGGCCACCGCCGGCGAAGGCACCCTGATGAACTCCGGCTCGCTGGACGGGCTGAGCAAGTCCGAAGGCATCCCGGCAGCGATCGATATCCTCGAGAAGCTGGGCACGGGCGAGAAGTTCGTGAACTTCAGACTCCGCGACTGGCTGCTGAGCCGCCAGCGCTTCTGGGGCACCCCGATCCCGATCATCCACTGCGCCGAATGCGGCGAAGTCCCCGTGCCCGATAACCAGCTTCCCGTGAAGCTGCCCGAGGACCTGCGCGGCGAGGCTTTGGCGCCGAAGGGCACCTCCCCGCTGGCCGCCGCCGTCGAATGGGTCAACGTCGAGTGCCCCAACTGCGGCCGTGCTGCCCAGCGCGACACGGACACCATGGACACGTTCGTGGACTCCTCCTGGTACTTCCTGCGGTTCGTGTCCCCGGACTATACCGAAGGCCCCTTCGATCCCGCGAAGATCAACGAATGGATGCCGGTGGGGCAGTACGTGGGCGGCGTTGAGCACGCTATCCTGCACCTTCTCTACGCCCGCTTCTTCACCAAGGTCATCAAGGATATCGGCCTGATCGAAGCCGACGAACCGTTCAGCGCCCTGCTCAACCAGGGCCAGGTGCTCAACGGCGGCAAGGCCATGAGCAAGTCGCTCGGCAACGGCGTCGACCTCGGCGAGCAGCTGGACAAGTTCGGCGTGGACGCCGTCCGCCTGACCATGATCTTCGCGTCCCCGCCCGAGGACGACGTCGACTGGGCCGATGTTTCGCCGTCAGGCTCGGCAAAGTTCCTGGCCCGCGCGTGGCGCCTGGGCCAGGACGTCAGCAGCGAACCGGGTGCCGACGCCGCCACCGGCGACCGTGCCCTGCGCACTGTCACGCACAAGACCATCGCCGACGCCGCCGAACTCCTGGACAACAACAAGTTCAACGTTGTTGTTGCCCGCCTGATGGAGCTCGTCAACGCGACGCGCAAGACGATCGACTCCGGTGCCGGCGGCGCCGACCCGGCCGTCCGCGAAGCCGTCGAAGCCGTGGCCGTGATCCTGAGCCTCTTCGCCCCGTACACGGCCGAGGACCTCTGGAACACGCTGGGCCACCCGGCGTCCGTCGCCAATGCCGGCTGGCCTGCGCACGACGCATCCCTGCTCGTCCAGGACACCGTCACCGCCGTGGTCCAGGTCCAGGGCAAGGTCCGCGACCGCCTCGAGGTGTCCCCGGACATCAGCGAGGACGAACTGCGCGAGCTGGCCCTGGCCAGCGACAACGTCCAGCGCGCCCTCGACGGCCGCGGCATCCGCACTGTGATCGTGCGGGCGCCTAAACTGGTCAACATCGTCCCGGCCTAG